The Arabidopsis thaliana chromosome 5, partial sequence genomic interval TACTACTGAATCAAAAAAGCACAATAGGATCAGGACTCAGAAGTCTAACCTTTTAGACCAACAACACAAAACCGATTTCGATATCTCCTGTAACAAAAAGATTGAGAAGCAAGACGAAGAGAAACCACTcgaaagagaaaggaagaagaaacagtcACTTCTCTCTTGTATGATGAAACCGAATTGAGGGATGAATCCGAAAGACAAAAGAGAACGAACGGATCTCTCTGTTTGGTTGACTAGTGGACTCAGTTCTGCTCCTCTGtctaaattctttttatttatatttttggattttatgttttaaaaaagaaataaaggaAAATCTAAGAGTTCCTTTTTAAATAGTTGCGTGGAAGTGAATAGACATTAGAGAGAGTCGCAGAGGGTATTTGTTGCTCGTGGGCTCGTCCACCTAACGCGCTATATGCGCCGttgatctttgatttttttttggtcggcgatcgttttttttttctttcttctttttggttaacttttattttgtggttttaaaACGATAAATCCtcctatttattttttattttatgtcgACGATAAAAgcctctttttttgtgtgtgtgccAACGATAAAACCTAATATTAAAAGCAGttgtttattaaatatttaatccctggatttttttaattgagtTTACAAACTGAACTTGGTCAACATTTTCAATTCTTGATTCTTTAAGAAACAACCccaaaattacatattttaagtCTCGGTTTGTTTCGGATGCGCCTTTAGTCATAGTTAtgaattatctatatattataactaGGAAAGATTCAAAATGTGATTGTAGTAATTTCGTGATCGTGAAAACCACAACCCTGCAAGATGCTGATGAATCAATCTCATGGAATTTttgcaaaattaaataattaaaccTATAGCTTTAAGATTGCACTAGATATATCACATCTCAATATCATTTATTTCTATCTACATTTTAAGTTAAGCTGTGTAatgaataattttcttaagattTACGTGgatcataataaattaatgaaagCTCTGATGAAGGAGTTTGTTAGGGGAAAAAACTGAATCAAATTCTTGTACGTCATACATATTTTAGTGTGGTTCGTAACTTTTTcactaaatttttaaattcagttaaataaaaaaaactgtaaatttactaaaatgtaaatgaaatttataaaaaaaatatttcaacatAAGAAGAGTTCATAATGGAACAATCATAAGAAGAAGCTATATATGGCGATGTGTATGCACTGCAGATGGTTTGGAGTCACAGGCTCATAGCCTCATATGTTTACGTTAATCATCATGGAAAGCGATttttgatccaaaaaaaaaggaaagcgATACCAAGGAGCTTGTGGAGTTTATGGTGATGCTGCTTTTGCGCTGGTTAAGTTGAAattcagaaagaaagataacccaaaatccaaattaatgATTACTTCAAACACTTTTGcatatggagaagaagagctgTTCAACATTAAACGGTACAACGCAGCATTGAATTTCCGTGTCCCAAGCACTGACTGATGATCATTCTCTAAAGTCTCTATAAATATGACCATGTGATCGTACGTGGCTCCTCATGACTGCCCCAACAAGCCAATTACTAAACTTGTCTTTATATTGCGGTTCCAAAAGATCTGATGTTGATGTTCTCCAAAACAGAAACACATTTTATAAGataaatgtaaattaaataaagcAATTGggaaatatttatatagagtGATGATGAATACGTGAGGACTAGTTTATACACCACAACACAAAAACGCGTTTTgctcattctctctctctcgcacACACGTCAACAATCATATCCATCGATGCATTTGACTTCCTCGTTCCTCCATTTACATATGTAGATCCAGTTATGAAAGGAGTACTAGTTCCAATTtcaatacatttatatttaatattttattcaatacAAAAGTGTTGAAAGGGATTCGGATAAACCAAGCATTTTTATgtgtatagaaaaataatacttGACTTTGCAGTTTCCATTTCCAATCTTCAAAGTCATATCTTACCAAACTCACATCTCTAGCTAATATATCCCCTatattttgttacaaatatatatatatatatatatcttacacAAAGACAGTGCATGTGATATAGAAATCAAGATGGGAAGCCAAGGCATGAGTTCACCGAGTCCCTTGGTGGTGAAGAAATCGCAAGTGGTTATAGTGAAACCCTCAAAGGCTACACCTgatgtctctctttctctctccacACTCGACAACGATCCTTATCTCGAAACCCTCGCCAAAACCATCTATGTCTACGCTCCACCATCCCCAAACGACCACGTCCACGATCCAGCTTCCCTTTTTCAGCAAGCTCTCTCTGACGCCCTTGTCTATTACTACCCTCTCGCTGGAAAACTTCACCGGGGATCACACGACCATAGACTAGAATTGAGGTGCAGTCCCGCGGAAGGAGTCCCCTTTGTTAGGGCAACCGCAGACTGTACTCTCTCTTCCCTCAACTATTTGAAGGACATGGACACTGACTTATACCAACTCGTACCTTGTGATGTAGCTGCGCCCTCTGGCGATTACAACCCTCTGGCTTTGCAGATCACTTTGTTTGCATGCGGAGGGCTCACTCTTGCTACGGCCCTCTCTCATTCCTTGTGTGATGGTTTTGGAGCGTCTCAGTTTTTCAAAACCTTAACTGAGCTCGCCGCGGGAAAAACACAACCTAGCATCATCCCCGTCTGGGACAGACATCGTCTCACTTCTAACAACTTTAGCTTAAACGGTATATGTTAACTAGTATTAtctaaatataatttcttttagatttAGACGCATTACTAATCATCTTGATAGTTTCAGAtcagttgacaaaaaatagaTTGGTccatatcttttatatattgttgttttaactttattttatttataatgtgATGTTACTAATTAacattgtatatatgtaagtagggcaatgttttatattgtagttttaaatttattttatgtatgatGTGATGTTACTAATTAACATTGTATATCTATATGTAAGTAGACCAAGTGGAGGAGGGACAAGCTCCCAAGCTAGTTGATTTTGGAGAGGCTTGCTCTTCTGCGGCAACTTCTCCCTACACACCCAGCAACGACATGGTATGTGAGATCCTCAACGTGACATCCGAAGATATTACTCAGCTCAAGGAGAAAGTTGCGGGGGTGGTCACGACTCTAGAGATTCTTGCGGCCCACGTCTGGAGAGCAAGGTGCCGGGCCTTGAAGTTAAGTCCAGATGGGACTTCTCTTTTCGGAATGGCTGTGGGTATACGCCGCATTGTGGAGCCACCATTACCGGAAGGGTACTACGGAAACGCATTTGTCAAAGCCAACGTAGCAATGAAGGCTGGAGAGTTAAGCAACTCACCGTTGTCTCACGTTGTTCAGCTCATTAAAGAGGCAAAGAAAGCGGCACAGGAGAAGAGGTACGTGTTGGAGCAGTtaagagagacagagaaaacGTTGAAGATGAATGTAGCGTGTGAAGGAGGGAAAGGAGCGTTCATGTTGCTTACTGATTGGAGGCAACTTGGATTGCTAGACGAAATTGATTTTGGGTATGGAGGATCAGTGAATATTATACCATTGGTGCCCAAGTATCTGCCggatatttgtattttcttgcCGAGGAAGCAAGGTGGTGTTAGAGTGCTAGTCACGCTGCCCAAATCTGTAATGGTCAACTTCAAGGAACACATAAATCCCCTAAATACATGAAATTAATAAGCAGGTGAATGTAATTCACAgtgtttctttaaaatatgaaaaggaCCTCATGCGATTGTATATTTAAAGCTTTTGTTTGCTGTTTGTTTAAGTTTTTCACATTTGGAAAGTAATATTTTACAAACCAATAATGTAACGCCACGTCAGCAACAATATTCCTTCTAAAGACCCCACGCCAATATTCCTTAGTGgagtttttaaaatcactGTTTCATCTAAAAACTGATTTTAGctacaacaaaatataaggCCGAAAAAGAATGCTTTAGTTGGGCCTAAATATTTCATGCTGTAAAAATGGGCCTATCTAAATAAGCCCAATAAATTTATGCGAGAACAACActagggttttagtttttcttttgatatataatgtAAAGGGCGCCGTTAATCGCAGCCTCAGTGGAAACAGAGCAGCTGCAAACATGGTTCGTCTTCTCAATTTCTCGTTTTTCTCCCAATTTTGGTTTAGTCTGTGTCTATGTCTCTTCTGTTTAGTTATATCTGGTCATGGATATTCAATTATGGGCGTTTTGGTTAGTTTCTTAGGACAATGGCGACTCTAGTTTTCTCGTTTCATGCCGTAGACCGTACCTGTAAATGTTTCAGACTGCGatgttgtatttttcttgACAATTGAGCTTCTGGGTAGTGTACTTTTGACTAGGCTCTGTCAAATGTGATAACTTTTTATTGATTGAATCGTCTGTTGTTTTGAccttttatatatcaaatgtgATTATGCAGGCAAGAGGATTGAAGAAGCATCTAAAGAGGCTCAATGCTCCTAAGCATTGGATGCTTGACAAACTTGGTGGTGCCTTCGTAAGTTGTTTGTCTCATCAATCTTGTGTTTTTAAGACAATTCATTACATTTGTTCTGTAATGTTGATGTGTTTGTATCGATCATTTTTATGCTGTTTCTTGTTGTAGGCTCCCAAACCATCTTCTGGACCTCACAAGTCGAGGGAGTGTCTTCCTCTTGTCCTGATCATCAGGAACAGGTTGAAGTATGCTTTGACTTACCGTGAAGTTATCTCTATCTTGATGCAAAGGCATATCCAAGTTGATGGCAAAGTCAGGACTGACAAGACTTACCCTGCTGGTTTCATGggtatgtctttttttttttccagttaTGTCTGCCCTTTTTGTCGTATGTATTTGATCACTGAACTAAATTGCATTATGGTTTGAATAGATGTTGTATCCATCCCCAAGACCAATGAGAACTTCCGTCTTCTCTACGACACCAAGGGACGTTTCCGTCTCCACTCCATCAAGGATGAGGAAGCAAAGGTTTGTTGCACTCTCTTCTTAGATCTTGACTGGAATTAGAACTAGTGATTGGAATTAGAAGATTGATTAGTCTTTTTCTGCTTGAATGTGCAGTTCAAGCTTTGCAAGGTTAGATCTATCCAGTTTGGTCAGAAGGGAATTCCATACCTGAACACTTATGATGGTCGCACCATCCGTTACCCTGACCCGCTCATCAAGCCAAATGACACCATCAAGCTGGACCTTGAGGAGAACAAGATTGTTGAGTTCATCAAGTTTGACGTGGGTAACGTTGTGATGGTGACTGGAGGCAGAAACAGAGGGCGTGTGGGTGTGATTAAGAACCGTGAAAAGCATAAGGGAAGCTTTGAGACAATCCACATTCAAGACTCAACAGGGCATGAGTTTGCCACAAGGTTGGGGAATGTGTACACAATCGGCAAAGGAACAAAGCCATGGGTGTCTCTTCCAAAGGGCAAAGGTATTAAGCTGACCATCATTGAGGAAGCCAGGAAGAGACTTGCTTCCCAGCAAGCTGCTTGAAAGTCCAACTGCTTTGAATCATCAAGACCCGTTTCTTTTACAGACTCGCTGCTTGTCTCAGTTTGTGAGtctatttcttttcttatgttGTTGGATTTCAAAACCCATCAAAAAATAGCTGAGTAGTGctttttgtaatgtttgtaTGGTGGATTTTTTGGTGATTTACCGTTTAAATCAGATGACAGTTGGTCCACTCCTTTGCTTAGTCTTCTCCTTTGCTTTGCGCTATTAGTTGTTGAGAGATGAGTAAtagatattattttcttgGCATTAAGTAATCTAGAAGAAGACCTCAAGGACTCCTGAAAGTGATGTGAATTCAGCCGCCTTACACAAAAAAGTCAAacattttggtgttttgaataCACACGCTTCACACTTGGTCACAAGCTTATCTTTTATAATTGCTTGCTTTTCCTTGGAAACATCCTTTCCTTCTATCCAACTCGTAATTTAAtataggaagaagaagaagaagaagagtaccTCATACGTAAACCATTGATGGGCTCTTTTGATCGCCAAAGAGCTGTTCCGAAATTCAAAACAGCAACACCGTCACCGCTCCCTCTTTCTCCTTCGCCTTACTTCACTATGCCTCCTGGCCTTACTCCCGCCGACTTTCTCGactctcctcttctcttcacttCCTCCAACGTATCTATCTATCTCCTCCAACGTTTCAAACTATGATTGTTTGTCCTTATCTTGGAATATTGAAAGAATTCAAGGTTCTTGATTTGTCcatttcccttcttcttctctcatatcatcttcttctttgatcttgaAATCACAGATTTTGCCGTCTCCTACGACAGGCACATTTCCAGCGCAATCTCTGAACTATAACAATAACGGTTTGCTCATtgacaaaaatgaaatcaaatatgAAGACACAACTCCTCCCTTGTTCCTACCATCTGTAGGATCCATTTTTGCATTTTTAGCTTCTGCTTTATTATCTCTTAAGACATTCTAGTTTTAAACTATCTCATTTTCAGATGGTAACTCAGCCTTTACCTCAACTGGATTTATTCAAATCCGAAATCATGTCGAGTAACAAAACCTCTGATGACGGCTACAATTGGCGCAAATACGGGCAGAAGCAAGTCAAAGGAAGCGAAAACCCGAGGAGTTACTTCAAATGCACGTATCCAAATTGTCtcacaaagaagaaagtagaGACGTCTCTTGTGAAGGGTCAGATGATTGAGATTGTCTATAAAGGAAGCCACAATCATCCCAAGCCCCAATCCACGAAGCGATCATCTTCCACCGCTATAGCAGCACATCAGAACAGCAGTAATGGAGACGGTAAAGACATTGGTGAAGATGAAACAGAGGCCAAGAGATGGTAATTAGCAGACTCATAATTAAGTAACTGAAACCAAAAGGATGAGGAGACAATGAGATGTCTGATTGGATTTGTTGTGAATGGCTTATAAATGcaggaaaagagaagagaatgtgAAGGAGCCAAGAGTGGTGGTTCAGACAACAAGTGATATAGACATTCTTGACGATGGCTACAGATGGAGAAAGTATGGTCAGAAAGTCGTCAAGGGTAATCCAAATCCAAGGtgtggttttatttttctcttgtcAATTCTGAATGAAAAGGAGGCTTGAAGCTTGAGCTATAAGTTAGTTAAATTTGTGATGTGCAGGAGCTATTACAAGTGCACATTTACAGGATGTTTTGTAAGGAAACACGTTGAAAGAGCATTTCAAGATCCCAAGTCAGTGATCACAACTTACGAAGGAAAACACAAACACCAAATCCCGACCCCAAGAAGAGGTCCAGTTTTAAGGTTACTTGGAAAAACAGAGACATAAAGAGCAAATGAGTTTTGGCATTTCAGCATTCCTATTGTAATCTTTCATTCATATATAGTATGTTTCCTTAATCATGCGCCTATACACACATAACTGATCAGGACTAGGCAGAGGCTAAAGTTCCAAGCTTCTCCATCATTTTGCCCCCTATGTTCACTACCGACGATAAATCTTTATTCAACTGTTTCAAGATATTAAATCAAACATACATCACACCAAGTGTTTgacatgatgatgatggaatGGAATGGATGGTGGCAAATGATGTGATAAACACACAAAGGCATACACATAAATGTATATTACTACAAAGAGCggaatatttttatgtttctttaaaaagaaagaaagacgCAAAAGCACATGTGATAGTAGCCGACAGTTTGAAGTAAAGCCAGCAAATCGTGAAAGCCATTTACTTTTAGATCTCTCTCTGCACTCTCTGACTTTGTCCGCAAAGTAGATCTGCTGCAATGGCTTCTCCTCTTCTCCCAACTTCGACTACTCCTGATCAACTTCCCGGCGGCGATCCACAGTTGCTGAGCTCTCTACGCGTCCTCTTGTCCCGCGTTCTAGCCACCGTCCGTCACGCTTCTGCAGATGCCAGACCCTGGGCAGAGCTCGTTGACCGGTCAGCGTTTTCCCGGCCACCATCGCTCTCGGAGGCAACGTCACGAGTAAGGAAGAACTTTTCCTATTTCCGAGCCAATTACATAACCTTAGTGGCAATCTTACTCGCCGCGTCTCTGCTCACGCACCCTTTCGCTCTCTTCCTCCTCGCATCGCTGGCCGCTTCTTGGCTTTTCCTCTACTTTTTCCGTCCGGCGGATCAGCCGTTGGTCATTGGAGGACGCACGTTCTCCGATCTTGAGACGCTAGGGATACTCTGCCTGTCCACTGTGGTGGTGATGTTCATGACCAGCGTTGGATCGCTCTTGATGTCCACTCTAGCAGTTGGGATCATGGGCGTGGCCATCCACGGAGCGTTTCGTGCTCCCGAAGACCTGTTtcttgaagaacaagaagccATTGGATCTGGACTTTTCGcattcttcaacaacaatgCCTCTAATGCAGCTGCCGCTGCCATAGCCACCTCAGCAATGTCACGCGTTCGAGTCTGAGATTGTTGAAGAGACTACATTCCTACACCGCATTTCCAAAGTGTGATATTTATTCATATTGAattgttgtaacttgtaaccattcttttgtcatttctgttttgtttactttgttGCTGGAATTTTGAAACACAATTCATCTTACTATACACCATTAAAACGAGAGTCAGTAAAGAAGAATTTTACTAactctctcttgttttttgACACCAAAGTAAAAAAGATACGACAAATTGGTTTAAGCTCAAAACCATGAATCgaagaataagaataaattaCACTGTGCTCTCATGTTAAGAGCTCTCTCTATCGTATTGCCTTGTTTCCTCAGCAACCTTTGTCCACACATTGGCGATCTTCTCTGCATATCCAACCTGCACATTCAAATACCAACAACTCTGTTTTCACACctttttacatattttcatCTCTTTATTTCAAACATCTCACTCAGATTTCTCAGCATTCACTAGCATTGCAAGAGAGCAGATTTCACCAATTTTCAAGCATCCATTCAAATATCTCAAATCATATTCCTTTTGGTGAATCCATTTCATGAAAGAAAGTCCCCAAATCATAGCATCCCCTATAACACTCACTGACTTTTCTCTTCCATTTCAGAGCTAAAAGATCTTGCTTTACACTCTCTCGTTAATTCTATGAAGAGACAGAGGTTTAATAATAGTCAAAGTCCTTATATGTACCTGATTAGCAACAAACCCTTTCATCATATTCAAGAAGTCTGCACGCCTTTCCCTATCCAGCCTTTCAACCTCACTCCAGTTATTTTCCTGTCACAATATACATAGTTACATATGACCTCAAATCAGCATAAGAGTTGTTTTGTATATGGACATGACTGAATCGAATACCTTGATCTGCTCGTACTCCCTGATGGCAACATTTTTAGAGTCTTCAGTGACCTTGATGGTTTCTTTTAACTCTTCTATCTTCTTAATCCTTGATTTGTCACCGCCAAAGACCTTTGATGATGCAACTTCTAGCTTTTCTGCTCTTGCTTCCAGTGAAGAAAGTTCAGATAGAAGCGTCTGCACTGTCAATAAAGCACTAGATCTATCTGCAAAGGCGCCCTGGACTGCCATCATTAGGCCAAGGTAATCGTGGAGTGTGTCCTGACATGAATAATTCAGAGCTCTTAGTGAAACTAAATCCCAGCTCAATGAAAGTGGAATAGATTCTTCATATCTCTACAAGTATCTAGTTTACCAAATGCTTGACCGTCTGGGAATTCAACTCTCTGTAAAATCTGCTTGCTTTCACAGCTGAAGTGGCTAAATTCTTCATATCATTGGCACGAGCTCTTTGAGAATTGAAGACAGCTTCTTCGTTCTCGAATTTCGTCAGTTTAATGAATGCTAATCCCAATTCCCCCATAGTCTCCCCCATGTCTTGCTGTGCCTTCACGAGGGATTCAGcctacaaaaaacaaaaaccatgaAAAATACTGATCTTTTGTGAAGTAACAAGTATGAAATCTCTCTACCTGCTGTGAAGCATTAATGATCTGTTGCTCAAGATCATAcattttctccttcttctccaaaaactctttatcttcttccacAACAGGTGGTTTTGATCCACCCCAGTCATTAGAAACTGACTGTCTAAGTTCTTTAAACATTCTCAGAAAATCTCTACCTCCTCTACCCGGCTGAACCACCTCAACCGAAGAAGCTCCACCGCCTTCACCAAACAACTGTTTCGGCAGCTTCACAGCACCATCCAACATCCTAGAAGCCACATCTGTGCTCGTAGCAAGCGGTAACTTCCCTTGCGCTTGAAGAAAAACCTTCAATTCATCACTGTTCCTGATCACAGGATGTGCAACAAGCCTACGCAAATACTTCTCCAATGCAACTCTTCTCTGCTCCACAAACTCTTGCTTTTGCATCACTTGACTCTCAACTATACTCTTATCTGGCCTCGGTGGAATGCAGAAACCTCTATAAGACTCAGCTAATCTATCAGCCAATGTAACAATGTCTCTGAATCTTCTCCTCACGCTAAACTCCGATCCACCGTAGTCAGAGAGATTCGTTCTAGTTGTAATCTGGTAAGTGATGTAAGTACTTCCTCCAGGAATCATTGAATTTGTGGCCTCTTGCTCTTTCTGAGGGTTAGAAACAGTGATCTTGATGTAATCAGAGCTCAAAGAAGACGGAGATCTAGATAATGAATCTGACGACTGACTATGACCATCTTCTGAGCCATTGATCTCGGAGATATCATCGAAAGGGCTGAAGATAACATCCGCGTAAGACGGAGGCTCGAGGTAAGAGCTGACTCTGTCGCCGCCGTTTGGTTTAGAACGAGGACTCCGAGATTCGCTGTAGTAAGACGGTGGCGCAAAAAGTGGATCGGAATCAGCTGGAGTTACGACAATCGACGGGTGACGCGAGTCGAAGAGAGTTGACATAGCGCTGCGATAATTAGAGTTGGATTTATCGCCGTTGACATTGCTTTTGGTCAAGGGATCGCCATCTTCGCGGAGAAAGagtttctccatctcttctttGGATGAGTGGAGATGGGACTCTTCGTCATTCTCTGAGCCCATCATCTCTGGTAAATCTATAAGGTGAGCTAATTTTAGTAATAAATTCACAGGAATTTAGGGATTTTTCGATTCGGTTCGAGATAACGGAGATTACGAGGATACGGTGGTCGTGAACTGCAATAAATAAGCGGAGTGGCTAAGTCACGGCGGTGTTGGCTCCAGATATTGAATGTAGTAGCGTCAAGTCTCGTCAATAACTAATTGGGGAAGATGAGATGGAAAGAGTAATATCTTTCGGGTCACGTTAAAGTGTTTAGCTGGGTTTTGACCCGACCCGTAGCAGCCCAGCCCAGCCCAATATGCAAATTATTCTTATACTTAAATGTGGTAGAGATATCTCTGCATCCAAACGACCTGACTATAGGTCTACTTGGTTCTTTCTTCCACGACCGTATCGAGTCAACTACTGTAATAAGATTTCCGATGAACTCAGGGACTCGAAATTGGGGTTACCGGGTCCGAGCCATTTGGGAAACTATCGATTCTATCTTCACCTTATGCTCTTCTGTATTCTTCGGAAATGAGAATGTAGTAGTCTCATGGAGTTTCCAATGGCGAGAAGCTTAAAGCTCTGTTTTCTATTGGAGAAGAGCAAAACGCATGATTATGATACGGAGACACTTCTTTCGTCATATGAGAGAAGAGTAAACAGTTCTCGAGGTTTTAGAGAATTTTTATCACTTTCAGTAATGTCTTTGAAGCACTCAAAGTCACTGAAATTTCTGGAGAAGCTGAGGCAGCAGATGTCTCATGTCTAAAAAAGGTAGCTGTTTTCATTCTTATTCTTcgttttttaaaacacattgATGACTGagaaaatcaaactcaacttGGGGACaagttgatgatgattgatgacgCACGCAGCAATAGATTCGGTTTATAGATTTTGGGATAGTTTATTAAGATTTCTGATGCAGTAATCTTAATTGGGAAATAGTAAAGATTCTGGTTTAAGGAGAGGATCCAAAAGCTTTTAGAGATTTGGTGTCCGAGgatgagaaaaaatcaaagaaaaggtACTAAAGTAGGCTGGTAGGGGTTCACCTACATCTTCTGGAACAAGAATCATATTTAAAACTAGAAAGTAGAaactgtttgttttgttgtttagttgTTACACCAAATGGTGTGTGCTGGTTAGACTATAAGCTCTCTGTCTCCTGCCTATAAAAAGTAtcaactttctctttctcttcgaGTAAGTGAGCGCAATGGAGCAACTTCGACCCTTCTTTCTGTTGTTGGCTATTTTTGTAGCTTCACTTGTCAATGCAGAAGTTCACTTTCATGAGTTTGTTGTGTGTTTACTACTTcgaaatcttttttgttttcttccttgttaCTTACAAAAGATGCTCAACttagtttattctttttgtgtttggttagATCCAAGAAACGCCGGTGAAGAGGCTGTGCAGAGTCCATAACTCGATCACGGTGAATGGACAGTTTCCAGGGCCAACCTTGGAGGTGAGGAACGGCGATTCCCTTGTCATTACAGCCATAAACAAAGCTCGGTACAACATCAGCCTTCACTGGTAAACTCACTCTTTCCTTGCATCAAATCAATCAATGTTTTATCGCTAGATAGTCTGCTAATCAGACCATGTGCAGGCATGGGATACGGCAGATGAGGAATCCATGGGCGGATGGACCAGAATACATAACCCAGTGCCCAATCCAACCAGGAGGGAGTTACACCTACAGGTTTACCATGGAAGACCAAGAAGGTACATTGTGGTGGCATGCCCACAGTAGATGGCTGCGAGCCACCGTGTATGGTGCTCTCATTATCCGCCCTCCGCTCTCTTCTCCTCATTACCCTTTTCCAGTTATTCCCAAGAGAGAGATTACCCTCCTCTTAGGAGAGTGGTGGGACAGAAATCCCATGGATGTCCTCAACTTAGCCCAGTTCACTGGAGCAGCACCAAACATCTCAGACGCCTTTACCATCAATGGTCAGCCTGGTGATCTCTACAGATGCTCCAGCCAAGGTACAGATTTAGTTTATGTTTCCCATGCGCCACAAGCAGCTACATCTTAGTTGGTTAATATTATGTGCTTGTCATGTTGCAGAAACTTTAAGATTTCTAGTGGGGTCAGGAGAGATAGTCCTCCTCAGGGTCATCAACTCTGCTTTGAACCAAGAACTCTTCTTTGGTGTCGCGAATCACAAACTCACAGTGGTTGCGGCGGAT includes:
- a CDS encoding Ribosomal protein S4 (RPS4A) family protein (Ribosomal protein S4 (RPS4A) family protein; FUNCTIONS IN: structural constituent of ribosome, protein binding; INVOLVED IN: translation; LOCATED IN: cytosolic small ribosomal subunit, cytosolic ribosome, plasma membrane; EXPRESSED IN: 24 plant structures; EXPRESSED DURING: 13 growth stages; CONTAINS InterPro DOMAIN/s: Ribosomal protein S4e, central (InterPro:IPR013845), KOW (InterPro:IPR005824), RNA-binding S4 (InterPro:IPR002942), Ribosomal protein S4e, N-terminal (InterPro:IPR013843), Ribosomal protein S4e (InterPro:IPR000876); BEST Arabidopsis thaliana protein match is: Ribosomal protein S4 (RPS4A) family protein (TAIR:AT5G58420.1); Has 1386 Blast hits to 1386 proteins in 448 species: Archae - 256; Bacteria - 2; Metazoa - 428; Fungi - 188; Plants - 271; Viruses - 0; Other Eukaryotes - 241 (source: NCBI BLink).), whose amino-acid sequence is MLDKLGGAFAPKPSSGPHKSRECLPLVLIIRNRLKYALTYREVISILMQRHIQVDGKVRTDKTYPAGFMDVVSIPKTNENFRLLYDTKGRFRLHSIKDEEAKFKLCKVRSIQFGQKGIPYLNTYDGRTIRYPDPLIKPNDTIKLDLEENKIVEFIKFDVGNVVMVTGGRNRGRVGVIKNREKHKGSFETIHIQDSTGHEFATRLGNVYTIGKGTKPWVSLPKGKGIKLTIIEEARKRLASQQAA